Below is a genomic region from Persicimonas caeni.
TACTTGGTGGGGCGGCGTCTGTGGGCCGAGCAATTGTGGGAGCGCGCCATTCCGTACTTGGAGCAGGCCAACGCGGGGCTTACGGACGGGATACTCTCCCAAGAGGCGCTTCGTATGCTCGGGGCGACGGCCTATTTTCTGGACCGACTCGATCAAGCCGAGCAGACCTTCGAGAAACTCCGCGCCAGCGAGCGCCCCGCCTATCGCGCCTCGGCGCGAGAGTGGCTTGCTCGGATTGCATGGAAGCGGGGGAATAGGATAGGAACGCAGTAGTGTTATCAGCCCACGCGTCCAACAGTGGGAACTTCAAGGATTACCCGATGCGAGATGCTTTGCGAATGGAGAGTGGCTCAATGGCTTTGATGCGACGATTTGTGGTGGTGTTCCTGGTCAGCCTGACCGCGCTGTCGAGCGTGGCCTGCGGCAGCGACTATATCCGCTCCGAGGAACTGTACGCCGACAATCCCGGCTTCAATATCGACGAAGAAGCCGAGATCGCCGACACGACCACCAATCGGCAGGTCATCGACGTGCTGGTTCACTACCGCCAGGCGGTCGTCAACAAAGACTTCGGAGCGCTCAAGCGTCTCATCTCCGAGGACTACTACGACAACGCGGGCACCACCGACACGACCACCGACGACTATAGCGCCGAGCATCTCGGCGAGGTCTTCGAGATGATGGCCCAGCATGCCCAGGACATTAAGTACAACGTGCTGGTCCAAGGGGTCGAAGTGTCCAAAGATCGAGCCTTTATCGATTACAAGTACGACTACGCCTACCAGTACAAGGTGGGCGAAGACGTCGCCTGGGACGCCGGCGTCGATGTCAACCGCCTCGAGTTGATCCAAGAGGGCGGCAAGTGGAGAATCGTCTCCGGCCTGTGAGGCCCAGGGTAGTGTAGTTCCTGAGTCCAGGCAGCCGCTCGAATCCGCACCCCGGCCCGTAGCGACAAATGCCAAATTCGACACGCCTGTCTCTCTCGCTGACCCCTGTCTCACTGACGGCTTCGGCGGCGCTATTGCTGACCCTTCTGGTGGCGCCGTCGGCCGGGGCGCAGACTCCCTCCGACAACGCAAAAGCTGACGCCGCCGGGCCAAGCCCGGTGGAAGCAGCCTTCGCCAAAGGGGACTACGAGCGCGCCGAGGAACTCTCCCTTCGCCACGACGATACCGCCTCGCTGCTGGTGCGTGCGCGCCTGGCCGAGTACGACGACAACCTCGATCTGGCGGCGCGGTTTGCCAAGTCGGCGTTCGAGCGAGGCGTCGAGCTCGAGGACAAGGCTCGCGCCAAGGCCGCCGTTGGGCGACTCCTCAAGGCGTCCGGCGAGTGGGACAAGGCGGAAACGGAGCTTCGCACCTACCTCAAAGAGCATCCCAAGGCGCATCCGGTGCGCCTCGAGCTCGGTCGACTTCTGCTCGATCGCGGCAAGAAGGCCGAGGGCAAAGCCGTCCTCGACCAGTTCTCACGATTTTTCAACAACGGTCTCTTGGACACGCCCTTCGAGCTTCGGCTGCTCGGCGAGGCGATGTGGGAGCTCGACAGCTTCGACGACGCGCATTACGCCTTCGAGAAGATGTACGAGAAGGACGCCAAGTACGTCGACGGACTGGTCGCTTGGAGCGAGCTGCTGCTGTCGAAGTACAATATGGCCGACGCTCATCGCACCCTCAAGGAGGCGTTGGAGGTCAACGATAAGCATCCCGGCGCGCTCGTGGCGATGGCGCGCTTGGAGATGCAGTCGAAGAATTATTTCGATGACGCGCGCGCCTATCTCGACCGCGCCGAAGAGGTCGCTCCGGGCGACCCGCGCATGCTGACGACGCGCGCCGAGCTGTCGATCTTCGACTCCGATTGCCCCGAGGCGACTCAGATCGCCGACGGCATTCTCCAGAAACGCCCCAAGTACCTCGACGCCTATGTCATCAAGGCCGCCTGCCGCTATCTCGACGATGACGAGGAAGGCTTCGAGAAGGTGAAAAAGCAGGCGCTGGCCATCAAGCCCGATTTCGCCGAGCTCTACACGTCGACGGCCGATTACGCCAAGCTGGTGCACCGCTACGTCGAGGTTGTCGAGCTCAATCGCCAGGCGCTCTCGTTGGAGACCGGCTACGCCCCGGCGCTCTTGGGCTTGGGGATCGGCTTGACGCGCATCGGCGAGGAGAACGAGGGCGCGCGCTATCTTCAAAGGGCATTCAACGCCGACCCGTACAACTACCGCGCCTACAACATGGTCGAGTTGTACGAAAAGACGATGCCCAAGTACGACTTCACCGCCTACGGGAAGTTCAAGCTGCGCACCCATCGCAAGCAGACCGATCCCCTCAACGTCATGGTCCCGCCGCTGGTCGAAGAGGCGATGGCGACCTTCGAGAAGAAGTACGACTTCAAGGCCAAAGAGGGCTTGGCCGTCGAGATCTATCCCAACCCGGCCACCTTCGGCATCCGAAGCGTCGGTCTGCCGCATATCAGCCCGCATGGCATCTGCTTTGGACGAGTGGTCATCATGCGAAGCCCCAGCGACGGCAACTTCAACTGGCGCCAGGTCATGTGGCACGAGATGGCTCACGTCTACCACATCCAGAAGGCCCAGTACCGCGTGCCGCGTTGGTTCACCGAGGGGTTGGCCGAGTACGAGACCAACATCAAAGATCCTTCGTGGATCCGTCACCACGACCGCGAGATCGTGCTGATGATGGACGAAAAGGACTTGCCCAGCGTGGTCGAGCTCGACAAGCGCTTCACCCAGGCGCGCTCCTACAAAGGGATCTTGCGTGCCTATCACCTGTCGAGCCTGGTCATCCACTTCGTCGTCGAGGAGTACGGTTTCGAGGCGATCAACAAGATGCTCGACGAGTTCCCTCAAAAGCGTGACACCGGCAAGGTGATCAAAGCTGCGCTGGGCGTCGACGTGGCGACCTTCGACAAGAATCTCGAGGCGTGGCTTCGCAAGCGCTATTCGAATTTCAAGAACCAGTTCGTCGTCAGCATCGAGGCGATCCCGGCGGTGCGTAAGCTCGAGAAGAAGTTGTCCGCCGAGCCCAAAAACGCCGCGCTCCGCGCCAAGTTGGCCGTGGCGTTGATGCGCGAGGGGAAGATGGACGATGCCAAGAGCTCCATC
It encodes:
- a CDS encoding tetratricopeptide repeat protein, producing the protein MPNSTRLSLSLTPVSLTASAALLLTLLVAPSAGAQTPSDNAKADAAGPSPVEAAFAKGDYERAEELSLRHDDTASLLVRARLAEYDDNLDLAARFAKSAFERGVELEDKARAKAAVGRLLKASGEWDKAETELRTYLKEHPKAHPVRLELGRLLLDRGKKAEGKAVLDQFSRFFNNGLLDTPFELRLLGEAMWELDSFDDAHYAFEKMYEKDAKYVDGLVAWSELLLSKYNMADAHRTLKEALEVNDKHPGALVAMARLEMQSKNYFDDARAYLDRAEEVAPGDPRMLTTRAELSIFDSDCPEATQIADGILQKRPKYLDAYVIKAACRYLDDDEEGFEKVKKQALAIKPDFAELYTSTADYAKLVHRYVEVVELNRQALSLETGYAPALLGLGIGLTRIGEENEGARYLQRAFNADPYNYRAYNMVELYEKTMPKYDFTAYGKFKLRTHRKQTDPLNVMVPPLVEEAMATFEKKYDFKAKEGLAVEIYPNPATFGIRSVGLPHISPHGICFGRVVIMRSPSDGNFNWRQVMWHEMAHVYHIQKAQYRVPRWFTEGLAEYETNIKDPSWIRHHDREIVLMMDEKDLPSVVELDKRFTQARSYKGILRAYHLSSLVIHFVVEEYGFEAINKMLDEFPQKRDTGKVIKAALGVDVATFDKNLEAWLRKRYSNFKNQFVVSIEAIPAVRKLEKKLSAEPKNAALRAKLAVALMREGKMDDAKSSIDHALRLDKDDATVRYLAAVLALNEGKARDAYKHGEAILDSFKDGYELRVALGHTAMMLEKPEDARVHLEAATQLYEDGTEAWMNLLKLAESQSDAKLAEKAERRLFELDQNNPLVARQRMKRMSDQEKYVAAMEAAERWVAIQPLEARAQRAVAELSLELDNPARAVEAYEVLVRALPEEKKAVLLEAAEALEAAGFADQAKKFSERAAQDGVDKAAVDDTLAN